One region of Culex pipiens pallens isolate TS chromosome 2, TS_CPP_V2, whole genome shotgun sequence genomic DNA includes:
- the LOC120419020 gene encoding uncharacterized protein LOC120419020 has protein sequence MSPWNPTTPMCPRPWCSITGNVPANRQQRPKSQSVTILGGAQDVRTGPPEAARINRYRVPGSGTVIRVSDRRSRNRRPEEIAGRRRSWEIVELLGAPRSRRKGQIE, from the coding sequence ATGTCCCCGTGGAACCCAACAACCCCGATGTGTCCACGTCCTTGGTGCTCGATTACGGGCAATGTTCCGGCCAACCGTCAACAACGGCCGAAGTCCCAATCCGTCACCATATTGGGAGGAGCACAGGACGTTCGGACGGGTCCACCAGAAGCCGCGCGCATCAACCGCTACCGAGTTCCAGGATCGGGAACCGTGATCCGTGTAAGCGACCGGAGGTCGCGTAACCGTCGTCCGGAGGAGATTGCTGGAAGGAGGAGAAGCTGGGAGATCGTCGAGCTGCTGGGGGCCCCAAGAAGCAGAAGAAAAGGTCAGATAGAATAA